Proteins from a single region of Ensifer adhaerens:
- a CDS encoding ABC transporter substrate-binding protein, translating to MTRTTIKGLLLASSILGTAGLAHAEDVTLTIESWRNDDLAIWQEKLIPAFEAKNPGIKVKFAPMAPTEYNAALNAKLDAGSAGDLVTCRPFDVSLELYNKKHLADLTALPGMENFSPVAKSAWTTDDGKSTFCVPMASVIHGFIYNKDAFDQLGIQIPTTEAEFFAALDKIKADGNYIPMAMGTKDLWEAATMGYQNIGPNYWKGEEGRAALIKGEQKLTDEPWVEPYRVLAKWKDYLGDGFEAQTYPDSQNLFTLGRAAIYPAGSWEIGLFNTQAQFKMGAFPPPVKNAGDTCYISDHNDIGIGLNAKSAHAEQAKTFLTWVASPEFADIYANALPGFFSLNSTPVKMTDPLAQEFVSWREKCKPTIRSTYQILARGTPSLENETWVESANVINGTDTPEVAAEKLQKGLDSWYKPAK from the coding sequence ATGACCCGTACGACAATCAAAGGCCTGCTGCTCGCTTCGAGCATCCTCGGCACGGCCGGGCTGGCGCACGCCGAGGACGTGACGCTGACCATCGAAAGCTGGCGTAACGACGACCTGGCCATCTGGCAGGAAAAGCTGATCCCCGCCTTCGAAGCGAAGAACCCGGGCATCAAGGTCAAGTTCGCCCCGATGGCGCCGACCGAATACAACGCCGCGCTGAACGCCAAGCTCGACGCCGGCTCCGCGGGTGACCTCGTCACCTGCCGTCCGTTCGACGTTTCGCTCGAACTCTACAACAAGAAGCACCTTGCCGACCTGACGGCGCTGCCGGGCATGGAAAACTTCTCGCCGGTCGCCAAGTCCGCCTGGACGACCGACGACGGCAAGTCCACCTTCTGCGTACCGATGGCTTCGGTCATCCACGGCTTCATCTACAACAAGGACGCCTTCGACCAACTGGGTATCCAGATCCCGACGACGGAAGCCGAGTTCTTCGCAGCCCTCGACAAGATCAAGGCCGACGGCAACTACATCCCGATGGCGATGGGCACCAAGGACCTCTGGGAAGCCGCCACCATGGGCTACCAGAACATCGGCCCGAACTACTGGAAGGGTGAAGAAGGCCGCGCCGCGCTGATCAAGGGCGAACAGAAGCTGACCGACGAACCGTGGGTCGAACCCTATCGCGTTCTTGCCAAGTGGAAGGACTACCTCGGCGACGGCTTCGAAGCCCAGACCTATCCGGACAGCCAGAACCTCTTCACACTCGGTCGCGCCGCCATCTATCCGGCCGGCTCGTGGGAAATCGGCCTGTTCAACACCCAGGCGCAGTTCAAGATGGGCGCCTTCCCGCCTCCGGTTAAGAACGCCGGTGACACCTGCTACATCTCGGACCACAACGACATCGGCATCGGCCTCAACGCCAAGAGCGCCCATGCCGAACAGGCCAAGACCTTCCTGACCTGGGTTGCTTCGCCGGAATTCGCCGACATCTACGCCAATGCACTGCCGGGCTTCTTCAGCCTCAACTCTACCCCGGTGAAGATGACCGATCCGCTCGCCCAGGAATTCGTCTCCTGGCGCGAAAAGTGCAAGCCGACGATCCGCTCGACCTACCAGATTCTGGCACGCGGCACCCCGAGCCTCGAAAATGAGACCTGGGTCGAATCGGCCAACGTGATCAACGGCACGGATACGCCAGAGGTTGCTGCCGAGAAGCTGCAGAAGGGCCTCGACTCCTGGTACAAGCCGGCGAAGTAA
- a CDS encoding N-acetylmuramic acid 6-phosphate etherase: MPSAKTEERHDNAKGLDLMHPALALRLLAAGQQAAAKAVDAAIESISAAAAIAAEALSSGRRLAYAGAGSSGLMAMADALELPGTYGIAQDQIVILLAGGAASLSDLAGGYEDDMDLAREDVRKAGIGAGDCLVSVSASGSTPYALAAADEARKRGAKVIAVANNPGAALFKDADVAILLQTPPEVVSGSTRMGAGTAQKIAFNMFSTLVGIHLGHVLDGHMVNLRADNIKLHGRAIRIVTDITGISAAEAGRLITMASGSVKVAILLASGAKDVAAADAALDAAKQNLRRAIDIVSA, from the coding sequence ATGCCGTCAGCAAAGACCGAAGAGCGTCACGACAACGCCAAGGGCCTGGATCTCATGCATCCGGCGCTGGCGCTGCGACTGCTCGCAGCCGGCCAGCAGGCCGCGGCCAAGGCCGTCGATGCGGCGATTGAATCGATCTCCGCCGCCGCCGCCATTGCCGCCGAAGCGCTCAGCTCCGGGCGGCGTCTTGCCTATGCGGGCGCGGGCAGCTCCGGTCTCATGGCGATGGCCGATGCGCTCGAGCTGCCCGGCACCTACGGCATTGCGCAGGATCAGATCGTCATCCTGCTTGCAGGCGGCGCTGCCAGCCTCAGCGACCTTGCGGGCGGCTACGAAGACGACATGGACCTTGCACGCGAGGACGTGCGCAAGGCCGGCATCGGCGCGGGCGACTGCCTCGTTTCCGTTTCCGCCAGCGGCTCCACCCCTTATGCGCTTGCCGCCGCCGACGAGGCGCGCAAGCGCGGCGCCAAGGTGATCGCGGTTGCCAACAATCCCGGTGCCGCACTCTTCAAGGACGCCGACGTCGCGATCCTTCTGCAGACGCCGCCGGAAGTGGTCTCCGGTTCGACCCGCATGGGCGCCGGAACGGCGCAGAAGATCGCCTTCAACATGTTCTCGACGCTCGTCGGCATCCATCTCGGCCACGTGCTCGACGGCCACATGGTCAACCTGCGCGCCGACAATATCAAGCTTCATGGCCGCGCGATCCGCATTGTCACCGACATCACCGGCATCAGCGCCGCCGAGGCCGGCCGGCTGATCACCATGGCCAGCGGCTCGGTCAAGGTCGCAATCCTTCTCGCCTCGGGCGCGAAGGACGTAGCGGCGGCGGATGCGGCGCTCGATGCGGCCAAACAGAACCTGCGCCGGGCGATAGACATCGTTTCAGCCTGA
- a CDS encoding N-acetylglucosamine kinase, whose product MTNYLIGIDGGGTSCRAAVATADGRILGRGKAGAANILTDPETALANIGGAARAAFEEAGLDPEGIAGAKAIVGVAGHNVGDAVHYVKRRLPFAAADIESDGLIALQGALGNQDGAVAILGTGTIYILRQGETVSYVGGWGFTIGDHGSGARIGHALLQESLLAFDNIHDASAVTDSVLAEFNNDARDVVDFARLAKPGEFGRYAPRVFDGAAVGDPVAVRILKAAALTVDEALDVVVARGCERLCLLGGLAPLYRPWLAERHQALLVEAEADALTGSVALAAQRFGSQARARA is encoded by the coding sequence ATGACAAACTACCTGATAGGAATCGATGGGGGCGGGACGAGCTGCCGGGCTGCCGTGGCAACGGCGGATGGGCGCATTCTCGGGCGCGGCAAGGCCGGCGCTGCCAATATCCTGACCGACCCGGAAACCGCGCTCGCCAATATTGGTGGAGCCGCGCGCGCTGCCTTTGAAGAGGCGGGCCTCGATCCTGAGGGCATTGCCGGCGCCAAGGCGATCGTCGGTGTGGCCGGGCATAATGTCGGCGATGCCGTGCATTACGTGAAGCGTCGTCTGCCCTTCGCCGCCGCGGATATCGAATCCGACGGTTTGATCGCGCTGCAGGGGGCGCTCGGCAACCAGGATGGCGCGGTCGCCATTCTCGGTACCGGCACAATCTATATCCTGCGCCAGGGCGAAACCGTCAGCTATGTCGGCGGCTGGGGCTTCACCATCGGCGACCACGGCAGCGGAGCCCGCATCGGCCATGCGCTTCTGCAGGAAAGCCTGCTCGCCTTCGACAATATTCATGACGCTTCCGCGGTTACGGACAGCGTTCTGGCCGAGTTCAACAACGACGCGCGCGACGTCGTCGATTTCGCCCGCCTTGCCAAGCCCGGCGAGTTCGGTCGTTATGCGCCGCGGGTCTTCGATGGGGCTGCCGTGGGCGACCCGGTCGCCGTACGGATCCTGAAGGCCGCCGCCCTTACGGTGGATGAGGCGCTCGATGTCGTGGTAGCACGAGGCTGTGAGAGGCTGTGTCTGCTTGGCGGATTGGCGCCGCTCTATCGCCCCTGGCTTGCCGAGCGCCATCAGGCGTTGCTCGTCGAAGCGGAAGCGGACGCGCTGACCGGGTCGGTCGCTCTTGCCGCGCAACGGTTTGGTTCACAGGCGAGGGCGCGTGCATGA
- a CDS encoding GntR family transcriptional regulator: MTHQLASILPLEGLQSGGSGPLYLKLRQSLEDAIQSGKLNHGDALPPERDLADYANISRVTVRKAVDDLVRDGLLVRRHGSGTFVVKPVSKVQQSLSRLTSFTEDMARRGLNTHARWLERGLFHPSPDEMMALGLPADALVARLGRLRIADDMPLAIERASISAEFLPDPQAVTSSLYTALDKTRSRPVRAVQRISACNIKDPDASMLGVAVGSAGLSIERVSYLASGRVVEFTRSLYRGDAYDFVAELTLSES, from the coding sequence ATGACGCACCAACTCGCTTCCATTCTGCCGCTCGAGGGTCTGCAGTCCGGAGGATCGGGGCCGCTCTATCTCAAGCTTCGGCAATCGCTCGAAGATGCAATCCAGTCGGGCAAGCTCAACCATGGCGACGCGCTGCCGCCGGAGCGTGATCTCGCCGACTACGCCAACATCAGCCGCGTCACCGTGCGCAAGGCGGTGGACGATCTGGTGCGCGACGGTCTGCTGGTGCGCCGTCACGGTTCCGGCACCTTCGTCGTCAAGCCGGTCTCCAAGGTGCAACAGTCGCTGTCGCGACTGACGTCGTTCACCGAAGACATGGCGCGCCGCGGGCTGAACACTCACGCGCGCTGGCTGGAACGCGGTCTGTTTCATCCTTCGCCGGATGAGATGATGGCGCTTGGCCTTCCCGCCGACGCGCTGGTCGCGCGCCTCGGCCGCCTGCGTATCGCCGATGACATGCCGCTCGCGATCGAGCGGGCCAGCATTTCGGCGGAGTTCCTGCCGGATCCGCAGGCCGTCACCTCGTCGCTCTACACAGCGCTCGACAAGACCCGCTCGCGCCCGGTCCGCGCCGTTCAGCGCATCTCCGCCTGCAACATCAAGGATCCGGATGCCTCGATGCTCGGCGTTGCCGTCGGCTCGGCCGGCCTTTCCATCGAACGCGTCTCCTATCTCGCATCAGGACGCGTCGTCGAATTCACCCGCTCGCTCTATCGGGGCGATGCCTATGACTTTGTCGCGGAACTGACGCTGTCGGAATCCTAA
- a CDS encoding SIS domain-containing protein, whose protein sequence is MQTNMRREIDEIPEAAQRLLERSADQLKAAGAALRAKDPAFLVTIARGSSDHAALFLKYAIELQAGVPVASLGPSLASIYGAKLKLGGAAAIAISQSGKSPDIVAMAKAATDAGAVSIALTNTLPSPISEACTNPLDILAGPEIAVAATKSYVNSIVAGLAVLGEWTGDAALKRAVADLPNQFAKAVKLDWQAFADDLGEAESLYVLGRGPALAIASEAALKFKETSGMHAEAYSAAEVLHGPVALVGAKFPVLTLAARDAAETSVAGIADGMAEKGAVVHVTSGLAAKAKRLPFVETGHPITDALTLILPFYGFVEAWSRSRGLNPDAPASLKKVTETR, encoded by the coding sequence ATGCAGACCAATATGCGCCGAGAAATCGACGAGATCCCCGAGGCCGCCCAGCGCCTGCTGGAACGCTCCGCCGATCAGCTGAAGGCAGCTGGCGCGGCACTCCGCGCCAAGGATCCGGCCTTCCTGGTGACGATCGCCCGCGGGTCCTCCGACCATGCGGCACTGTTCCTGAAATATGCGATCGAATTGCAGGCCGGTGTGCCCGTCGCCTCGCTCGGCCCGTCGCTTGCCTCGATCTACGGCGCCAAGCTGAAGCTCGGCGGTGCGGCGGCGATCGCGATTTCGCAATCGGGCAAGAGCCCCGACATCGTCGCCATGGCCAAGGCCGCGACCGATGCCGGCGCGGTCTCGATCGCGCTGACGAACACGCTGCCGTCGCCGATTTCGGAGGCCTGCACCAATCCCCTCGACATTCTCGCCGGCCCTGAAATCGCGGTCGCGGCTACCAAGTCCTACGTCAATTCGATCGTCGCTGGCCTTGCCGTGCTCGGCGAATGGACGGGTGACGCTGCGCTCAAGCGCGCCGTTGCCGACCTGCCGAACCAATTTGCCAAGGCGGTCAAGCTTGACTGGCAGGCCTTTGCCGACGACCTCGGCGAAGCCGAATCGCTCTACGTGCTCGGCCGCGGGCCGGCACTCGCGATTGCCAGCGAAGCGGCACTGAAGTTCAAGGAAACCTCGGGCATGCATGCGGAAGCCTATTCGGCGGCCGAAGTGCTGCATGGTCCGGTGGCGCTCGTCGGCGCCAAGTTCCCGGTGCTGACGCTTGCCGCCCGCGACGCGGCCGAAACCTCTGTCGCCGGCATTGCCGACGGTATGGCGGAAAAGGGCGCAGTGGTTCATGTTACCTCTGGTCTTGCAGCCAAGGCCAAGCGCCTTCCGTTCGTCGAGACCGGTCACCCGATCACCGACGCGCTGACGCTGATCCTGCCGTTTTATGGCTTCGTCGAGGCCTGGTCGCGTTCGCGCGGTCTCAACCCTGATGCACCCGCAAGCCTCAAGAAGGTGACGGAGACGAGATGA
- the nagA gene encoding N-acetylglucosamine-6-phosphate deacetylase produces the protein MSERKAITGARLFDGVEWHDGCALVIEAGRVKAIVAAADVPADAEKIDAHGMLLVPGFIDLQVNGGGGALLNEETTVEGIRQICSAHAKFGTTALLPTLITDTREVRSATIKAGLEAKAQNVPGFLGLHLEGPHLSVARKGAHDPKLIRPMDEADLAEMLDCAKALGVLMVTVAPENATKEQVRALADAGAVVSLGHTDVGYETAVAYAKAGARTVTHLFNAMSGLGHREPGVVGAALATGTLHAGLIADGYHVEPASMGVALRAKVGPGQIFLVTDAMSPIGTDMTSFHLNGREILREGGRLTLADGTLAGADIDMLSSVRFVHEKLGLPVEEALRMASAYPADAMGLASHKGRLKPGADADFVLLTPELGMGSTWIGGTQVYTA, from the coding sequence ATGAGCGAGAGGAAGGCAATCACCGGCGCCCGCCTGTTCGACGGGGTCGAATGGCATGACGGCTGTGCCCTCGTGATCGAGGCCGGCCGCGTCAAGGCGATCGTGGCTGCGGCGGACGTTCCCGCCGATGCCGAAAAGATCGATGCCCACGGCATGCTGCTCGTGCCCGGCTTCATCGACCTGCAGGTCAATGGTGGCGGCGGCGCGCTTCTCAACGAGGAGACGACCGTCGAGGGCATCCGGCAGATCTGTTCGGCGCATGCCAAGTTCGGCACCACGGCGCTGCTGCCGACGCTGATCACCGACACGCGCGAAGTCAGAAGCGCCACGATCAAGGCCGGCCTTGAAGCAAAGGCGCAAAACGTGCCTGGCTTCCTCGGCCTGCATCTCGAGGGTCCGCATCTCTCGGTGGCGCGCAAGGGTGCTCATGATCCGAAGCTGATCCGCCCGATGGACGAGGCCGATCTCGCCGAAATGCTCGATTGCGCCAAGGCGCTTGGCGTCCTGATGGTGACTGTGGCGCCGGAAAACGCCACAAAGGAGCAGGTGCGGGCACTCGCCGATGCCGGCGCCGTCGTCAGCCTCGGCCATACCGATGTCGGCTACGAGACCGCTGTCGCCTATGCCAAGGCCGGCGCCCGCACGGTGACGCATCTCTTCAACGCCATGAGCGGCCTCGGCCATCGCGAACCGGGCGTGGTCGGCGCAGCGCTTGCCACCGGCACGCTGCATGCCGGCCTGATTGCCGACGGCTATCACGTCGAGCCGGCCTCGATGGGCGTGGCGCTGCGGGCAAAGGTGGGCCCGGGTCAGATCTTCCTGGTCACGGATGCGATGTCGCCGATCGGCACCGACATGACGAGCTTCCACTTGAACGGCCGCGAGATCCTGCGCGAAGGCGGTCGCCTGACGCTTGCCGACGGCACGCTCGCCGGTGCCGACATCGACATGCTGTCGTCGGTCCGCTTCGTGCACGAGAAGCTTGGCCTGCCGGTCGAAGAAGCCTTGCGCATGGCGTCTGCCTATCCGGCCGATGCCATGGGGCTTGCCAGCCACAAGGGACGGCTGAAGCCTGGAGCGGATGCCGATTTCGTGCTGCTGACACCGGAGCTCGGCATGGGCTCCACCTGGATCGGTGGTACGCAGGTCTACACCGCCTGA
- a CDS encoding copper homeostasis protein CutC produces the protein MSDIKLEVCVDDADGLNAAIEGGADRIELCSALSVGGLTPNPGLMAIAGPPAVRVYAMIRPRPGDFIFSTADLDVMRRDIDAVRASGLNGVVLGASLADGRLDASMLIKLTGHAAGLGMTLHRAFDLVPDFAEAMEVAVELGFERILTSGGARSAPQAIDRLAEIIDLAKGRLSIMPGSGVTLESVDALLDRLSVGEVHSSCSVRKPAQDQRLVDMGFVSADRRCTDAETVRAMKAKLSAR, from the coding sequence ATGAGCGACATCAAACTCGAAGTCTGCGTCGATGACGCCGACGGGTTGAACGCGGCAATCGAGGGCGGAGCCGACCGGATCGAGCTTTGCTCGGCACTGTCGGTCGGCGGTCTCACCCCCAATCCCGGCCTGATGGCCATCGCCGGCCCGCCGGCGGTGCGGGTTTATGCGATGATTCGGCCGCGGCCGGGCGATTTCATCTTCTCGACCGCGGATCTCGACGTGATGCGCCGGGATATCGATGCGGTGCGCGCTTCCGGTCTTAACGGCGTCGTGCTCGGCGCCTCCCTTGCCGACGGCCGGCTCGACGCTTCGATGCTCATCAAGCTCACCGGCCACGCAGCCGGCCTCGGCATGACGCTGCACCGCGCCTTCGATCTCGTGCCGGATTTCGCCGAGGCGATGGAGGTCGCGGTCGAACTCGGCTTCGAGCGCATCCTGACTTCCGGTGGCGCCAGGAGCGCACCACAGGCGATCGACCGGCTCGCCGAAATCATCGACCTCGCCAAGGGCAGGCTGTCGATCATGCCGGGGTCCGGTGTCACGCTCGAAAGCGTCGACGCGCTTCTCGACCGACTCTCCGTCGGAGAAGTGCATTCTTCCTGCTCTGTTCGTAAGCCGGCTCAGGATCAACGACTGGTCGATATGGGCTTCGTTTCGGCTGACCGCCGCTGCACCGATGCCGAGACGGTCCGGGCGATGAAGGCGAAGCTTTCAGCGCGCTGA
- a CDS encoding ROK family protein, protein MIVCFDIGGSAIKGAIVHARDRIFPLPRRATPLTNFRQFVQVLESVLDEAGGHPDCVAISITGVIDPETRRIKCANIPCIDGRELVAELEAALHLPVRIANDADCFALAEAGAGAGRGHRIVFGAILGTGVGGGLVIDGRLINADGGFAGEWGHGPAIAAEAGNPPIAIPAYACGCGQKRCVDTVGGARGLERLHQTAHGKTLSSHEIIEAWKAGDADAKRTVELLVDLVSSPLALVVNMTGTTIVPVGGGLSNSEELLAEIDRTVRSRILRQFDRPLVVPGECRVEPGLIGAALLGLGEEKP, encoded by the coding sequence ATGATCGTCTGTTTCGACATTGGCGGCTCGGCGATCAAGGGCGCGATCGTGCACGCGCGCGATCGGATCTTTCCGCTACCGCGCCGAGCCACGCCCCTCACCAACTTCCGGCAATTCGTGCAGGTTCTGGAATCGGTGCTCGACGAGGCCGGCGGCCACCCGGATTGCGTGGCGATCTCGATCACCGGCGTCATCGATCCCGAAACGCGACGGATCAAATGCGCCAACATTCCCTGCATCGACGGTCGCGAACTGGTCGCCGAGCTGGAAGCGGCGCTGCATCTTCCGGTCAGGATCGCCAATGACGCCGACTGTTTCGCGCTGGCTGAGGCCGGTGCTGGCGCCGGGCGTGGCCACCGTATCGTCTTCGGCGCCATCCTCGGCACCGGGGTCGGCGGCGGCCTGGTGATCGATGGGCGGCTGATCAACGCCGACGGCGGCTTCGCCGGCGAGTGGGGACACGGCCCGGCGATCGCGGCCGAGGCCGGCAATCCGCCAATCGCCATTCCCGCCTATGCCTGCGGCTGCGGCCAGAAGCGCTGCGTCGATACCGTTGGCGGAGCGCGCGGGTTGGAACGGCTGCACCAGACCGCGCATGGCAAGACGCTTTCAAGCCATGAGATCATCGAGGCCTGGAAGGCTGGCGATGCAGACGCAAAGCGCACGGTCGAACTGCTCGTCGATCTCGTGAGTTCACCGCTGGCACTCGTCGTCAACATGACCGGCACGACGATCGTGCCGGTCGGCGGCGGCCTCTCCAATTCCGAAGAGCTGCTCGCCGAGATCGACAGGACCGTGCGTAGCCGGATTCTGAGGCAATTCGACCGACCGCTGGTGGTTCCCGGCGAATGCCGGGTCGAGCCAGGACTGATCGGCGCAGCGCTGCTTGGACTGGGGGAGGAAAAGCCATGA
- a CDS encoding amidase: MTEQKTLASLSVLVQSGRLDPVDLAKQTYAAIDAHGDYAIFVELTPERATRDAEAASKRLRAGRSLGLLDGLPVAWKDLFDTAGNVTTAGSTVLQTHAPATSDAPVVAAVAAAGMVSVGRTNMSEFAFSGLGINPHYGTPRNPAATDVERIPGGSSSGSAVAVAAGLVPAAIGTDTGGSVRIPAAMTGIVGYKATRGRYAMKGVYPLAESLDSLGPLCHTVQDAVWVDAAMHGLTAPTVRRADLSGVSLVIPETVVFDDAEAEVVEAFEDAIKRLEKAGVAVNRRAFPTFSAVFGLMARHGALVTAEAYALHRERLAGHEANEMDPRVVARARLGEKITMPDYIALLDARDQLIHETVDSLKPNELIAHPTLPHVAPPIAPLLEDDELFFKINGRTLRNTSIGNFLDFCGISIPCGLGAAEMPVGFQLAAPHHQDDRLLSVALSAEAIIRGEA, translated from the coding sequence ATGACAGAACAAAAGACACTCGCCAGCCTTTCCGTGCTGGTGCAGAGCGGCAGGCTGGACCCCGTGGACCTCGCCAAGCAAACCTATGCGGCGATCGACGCACACGGCGACTATGCCATCTTCGTCGAACTGACGCCCGAGCGCGCGACGCGGGATGCGGAAGCCGCCTCGAAACGCCTCAGGGCCGGACGTTCGCTCGGCCTGCTCGACGGCCTGCCGGTTGCATGGAAGGACCTGTTCGACACCGCCGGCAACGTTACGACCGCCGGCTCGACGGTGCTGCAGACGCACGCCCCGGCAACGAGCGACGCTCCGGTCGTTGCCGCCGTTGCTGCAGCCGGCATGGTCAGCGTCGGCCGCACCAACATGAGCGAATTCGCCTTTTCGGGCCTTGGCATCAACCCGCATTACGGCACGCCGAGGAACCCCGCGGCCACCGACGTCGAACGCATTCCCGGCGGCTCGTCGTCAGGCTCGGCGGTCGCGGTCGCGGCCGGTCTCGTGCCGGCGGCCATCGGTACCGACACGGGCGGGTCCGTACGCATTCCCGCAGCGATGACCGGCATCGTCGGCTACAAGGCGACACGCGGCCGCTACGCGATGAAGGGCGTCTACCCGCTGGCAGAAAGCCTGGATTCGCTCGGCCCCCTCTGCCACACCGTGCAAGATGCCGTCTGGGTGGACGCCGCCATGCATGGACTGACGGCTCCGACGGTGCGCCGCGCCGATCTCTCGGGCGTCTCGCTGGTGATCCCGGAAACGGTGGTCTTCGACGATGCGGAGGCGGAAGTCGTCGAGGCCTTCGAGGATGCCATCAAGCGGCTCGAAAAAGCTGGCGTTGCCGTCAACCGCCGCGCCTTCCCGACGTTTTCGGCGGTCTTCGGGCTGATGGCGCGCCATGGCGCCCTGGTGACGGCCGAGGCCTATGCGCTCCACCGCGAGCGGCTGGCCGGGCACGAGGCCAATGAGATGGATCCCCGTGTCGTTGCCCGCGCGCGCCTCGGCGAGAAGATCACCATGCCGGACTACATCGCGCTGCTCGACGCCCGCGACCAACTCATTCACGAGACGGTCGACAGCCTGAAGCCGAACGAGCTCATTGCCCACCCGACGCTGCCACACGTCGCACCGCCGATCGCGCCGCTCCTCGAAGACGATGAACTGTTCTTCAAGATCAATGGCAGAACGCTGCGCAACACCTCGATCGGCAACTTCCTGGATTTTTGCGGCATTTCCATTCCCTGTGGGCTCGGGGCGGCGGAAATGCCCGTCGGCTTCCAGCTGGCAGCTCCGCACCACCAGGACGACAGGCTGCTTTCGGTCGCCCTATCCGCCGAAGCGATCATCCGGGGTGAGGCATGA
- a CDS encoding sulfate transporter family protein has product MILDAARLSLANLLAPETRSVFWKVLGLTILALVALWFAVRELFIWLALPWIDTLMPGTPVWAGWLTFVVGIFASLGLALALALLLAPVTALIAGFFLDDVAEVIEKRDYANEPQGRPLPLGEAISGSLKFLGVVILGNLVALFLLLVPGVNLVAFFLVNGYLLGREFFEFAAMRYRAPAEARLFREKHRSTVFLAGLLLAAFLAVPFVNLLTPLFAAGLMVHLHKRLSARDPGFSLSGNVAAKA; this is encoded by the coding sequence ATGATCCTGGACGCGGCGCGACTTTCGCTTGCCAATCTCCTTGCGCCCGAGACCCGATCGGTTTTCTGGAAAGTCCTCGGACTGACGATCCTCGCGCTTGTCGCGCTCTGGTTTGCGGTGCGCGAATTGTTCATCTGGCTGGCGCTTCCGTGGATCGATACGCTGATGCCGGGCACGCCCGTCTGGGCCGGCTGGCTGACCTTCGTCGTCGGCATCTTCGCAAGCCTCGGCCTGGCGCTGGCGCTCGCCCTGCTTCTCGCTCCCGTGACCGCCCTGATTGCCGGCTTCTTCCTCGACGACGTCGCGGAGGTGATCGAGAAGCGCGACTATGCGAACGAGCCGCAGGGCCGGCCGCTGCCGCTCGGCGAGGCCATCTCCGGATCGCTGAAGTTCCTCGGCGTCGTCATTCTTGGCAACCTGGTGGCACTCTTCCTGCTGCTCGTTCCGGGCGTCAATCTCGTCGCCTTCTTTCTGGTCAACGGCTACCTGCTCGGGCGGGAATTCTTCGAGTTCGCGGCGATGCGCTATCGTGCGCCCGCAGAGGCGCGGCTCTTCCGTGAGAAGCACCGCTCCACGGTGTTTCTCGCCGGCCTTCTGCTGGCGGCTTTCCTGGCGGTGCCCTTCGTCAACCTTTTGACGCCGCTCTTTGCGGCCGGCTTGATGGTTCACCTGCACAAGCGGCTTTCGGCAAGGGATCCCGGATTTTCGCTGTCGGGCAATGTGGCGGCGAAGGCCTGA
- a CDS encoding SlyX family protein, producing the protein MNKTDERITHLEETVAHQAKTIEELSDQLAEQWKVVEQTRAKLDRLTERFLTLEEQSLDAPAITRPPHY; encoded by the coding sequence ATGAACAAGACGGACGAACGGATCACCCACCTCGAGGAAACGGTGGCCCATCAGGCCAAGACCATCGAGGAACTTTCCGACCAGCTCGCCGAGCAATGGAAGGTGGTGGAGCAGACGCGTGCCAAGCTCGACCGGCTGACCGAGCGTTTCCTGACGCTCGAGGAGCAATCGCTCGACGCGCCGGCAATCACCCGGCCGCCGCACTACTGA